From bacterium, one genomic window encodes:
- a CDS encoding heavy metal-responsive transcriptional regulator: MDMTIGSLAKRAKVNLATLRYYEHFGLLKPVGRASSGYRLYNEGSLLRLKFIRYAQDQGFSLKEIGTLLKLDPRSSFACRKAKRMAEIKVLEVDRKIDDLEKIVDNLTRLLRECGRRHGRAGCPILSRFYQGSGYEEA, encoded by the coding sequence ATGGACATGACCATAGGCTCCTTGGCCAAGCGGGCCAAAGTGAACCTAGCCACGCTGAGGTATTACGAGCATTTCGGGCTGTTGAAGCCCGTGGGGCGGGCCTCCTCGGGTTACCGGCTCTATAACGAAGGCTCCCTCCTGCGTTTGAAGTTCATCCGGTATGCCCAGGACCAAGGGTTCTCCCTCAAGGAGATCGGGACCCTATTGAAACTGGACCCCCGGTCCTCTTTCGCGTGCCGCAAGGCGAAGCGGATGGCGGAGATCAAGGTCCTGGAGGTCGACCGCAAGATCGATGACCTGGAAAAGATCGTCGATAACCTGACCCGGCTCCTCCGGGAATGCGGTCGGAGGCATGGCCGGGCGGGTTGCCCCATCCTGTCGCGGTTCTACCAGGGGAGCGGTTATGAGGAGGCGTGA
- a CDS encoding aliphatic sulfonate ABC transporter substrate-binding protein — translation MNIRSLAIFLLSAASLGATDLGTVRIGYQPSSSVLLVGKAKGFYEKELAKLGKKVEWLPFLSGPVMVEAAAGDRVDLLGIGNMPPLVARAGGIDLKVIAKAAFNPATNALLVRPDSPIHSVADLKGKKVAAQVGSSLHFFLGQLLARAGLTLKDVRLVNLAGPDQGPALQSGAVDAILLWMPYRTQLERAGKARVVADSAHVPGGYSFYAVRNAFGRKDPEVVRAFLRATRETNRYMKGHPRKTLEFLARESRFPAEDLKPSLRGYDWSLRIEPEDIRAMGAIKDYLLASKVIRKDFPIGELFDLGYEKGMGK, via the coding sequence ATGAACATCCGGTCCCTGGCCATTTTCCTCCTGTCGGCCGCGTCCCTTGGGGCGACGGACCTGGGGACGGTGCGAATCGGCTACCAACCTTCCAGCAGCGTGCTCTTGGTCGGCAAGGCCAAGGGCTTTTACGAGAAGGAATTGGCGAAGTTGGGAAAGAAGGTCGAATGGCTCCCGTTCCTGTCCGGGCCTGTCATGGTGGAGGCGGCGGCGGGGGACCGGGTGGACCTGCTGGGGATCGGCAACATGCCGCCCCTGGTGGCCCGGGCCGGCGGCATCGACCTGAAGGTCATCGCCAAGGCGGCCTTCAATCCGGCCACCAACGCCCTGCTGGTGCGGCCCGACTCGCCCATCCATTCCGTCGCCGACCTGAAGGGCAAGAAGGTGGCGGCCCAGGTGGGCTCCAGCCTCCATTTCTTCCTGGGCCAGCTCCTTGCCCGGGCGGGACTGACCTTGAAGGATGTAAGGTTGGTCAACCTGGCGGGGCCGGACCAGGGCCCGGCCCTTCAGAGCGGAGCGGTGGACGCCATCCTGCTTTGGATGCCCTACCGGACCCAATTGGAAAGGGCGGGCAAGGCCCGGGTGGTGGCGGACAGCGCCCATGTGCCCGGCGGCTACAGCTTCTACGCGGTCCGCAATGCCTTCGGCCGAAAGGACCCGGAGGTGGTCCGGGCCTTCCTGAGGGCCACCCGGGAAACGAACCGTTATATGAAAGGCCATCCCCGGAAGACCCTCGAATTCCTGGCCCGGGAAAGCCGGTTCCCCGCGGAGGACCTGAAGCCCTCCCTCCGGGGGTATGACTGGTCCTTGAGGATCGAACCGGAGGATATCCGGGCCATGGGAGCCATTAAGGATTATCTTTTGGCGAGCAAGGTCATCCGCAAGGACTTTCCCATCGGGGAGCTCTTCGACCTGGGATACGAAAAGGGAATGGGGAAATGA
- a CDS encoding ABC transporter ATP-binding protein: MSSDPLLVLSGVHKRFEMAGGPLTALSGIDLTVARGETLVLVGESGCGKSTLLRLMAGLEKPSEGRVLFDGRLVTGPALERGMVFQEPRLFPWMTVEGNVAFGLPEGADPGGKVDEIVGWTGLKGFEKAYPSQLSGGMRQRAALARTLVSRPRLLLMDEPFGALDALTRIRMQEETLRLKEREKATLVLVTHDIDEAVFLGDRVVVLSPRPGRVKRVFSVPLSHPRDRNGAALVRIRARIYDEFFRKPSRPRRRSRT, encoded by the coding sequence ATGAGCTCCGATCCCCTTCTGGTCCTATCGGGTGTCCACAAACGCTTCGAGATGGCCGGAGGCCCCCTGACCGCCCTGTCGGGGATCGACCTAACGGTGGCCCGGGGCGAGACCCTGGTGCTGGTGGGGGAAAGCGGCTGCGGTAAATCGACCCTTCTTCGGCTGATGGCGGGGTTGGAGAAGCCCAGCGAAGGCCGTGTCCTTTTCGACGGCCGGCTTGTGACGGGTCCGGCCCTGGAACGGGGCATGGTCTTCCAGGAGCCGCGCCTTTTCCCCTGGATGACGGTGGAAGGGAACGTGGCCTTCGGCCTGCCGGAGGGCGCGGATCCCGGAGGCAAGGTGGACGAGATCGTCGGTTGGACGGGCCTGAAGGGATTCGAGAAGGCCTATCCGTCCCAGTTGTCGGGCGGCATGCGGCAAAGGGCGGCCTTGGCCCGAACCCTCGTCAGCCGTCCCCGGCTATTGTTGATGGACGAGCCCTTCGGGGCCCTGGACGCCCTGACGAGGATCCGCATGCAGGAAGAGACCCTGCGGCTGAAGGAACGGGAGAAGGCCACCTTGGTGCTGGTGACCCACGATATCGATGAGGCGGTCTTCCTGGGGGACCGGGTGGTGGTCCTGAGCCCGCGCCCGGGGCGGGTGAAGAGGGTCTTCTCGGTGCCCCTGTCCCATCCCCGGGACCGGAACGGGGCGGCCTTGGTCCGTATCCGGGCCCGGATCTACGATGAGTTCTTCCGCAAGCCGTCCCGCCCGCGAAGGAGGTCCCGAACATGA
- a CDS encoding ABC transporter permease, with the protein MSKGPGPSWSFRFFLPLVAPVLVLFLWQGASDLGWIKPALLPAPLAVGKAFLDLLASGELWHHWRVSMVRVLEGFLAGSGLGILLGLGLGLSPRLERALWLVTGFLRPIPTIAWIPVLILWMGIDEGSKVTVIAVGSFWPVLLNTLRGVRDTDPKLLEVARALEKGPRTLLLRVVLPSAFPAILTGLRIAMGIAWASVVGAELIAASAGVGYLIMYAREVSQPDVMLAGVAVIGLTGILIDLAFERTERRFLRWQTRGEGQ; encoded by the coding sequence ATGTCCAAGGGTCCCGGCCCTTCCTGGTCCTTCCGTTTCTTCCTGCCGCTCGTCGCGCCCGTCCTGGTCCTTTTCCTATGGCAAGGGGCCTCCGACCTGGGATGGATCAAGCCCGCACTCTTGCCCGCGCCCCTCGCGGTGGGAAAGGCTTTCCTCGACCTTTTGGCTTCCGGCGAGCTTTGGCACCATTGGAGGGTGAGCATGGTGCGGGTCCTGGAGGGCTTCCTCGCCGGATCGGGCCTAGGCATCCTGCTGGGACTCGGGCTCGGCCTTTCCCCCCGGCTGGAGCGGGCCCTCTGGTTGGTGACGGGGTTCCTGCGGCCCATCCCCACCATCGCCTGGATCCCGGTGCTCATCCTCTGGATGGGCATCGACGAGGGCTCGAAGGTGACCGTCATCGCCGTGGGGAGCTTTTGGCCGGTGCTCTTGAACACGCTTCGGGGTGTACGGGATACGGACCCAAAACTATTGGAGGTGGCCCGGGCGCTTGAAAAGGGCCCCCGAACGCTGCTTTTACGGGTCGTGCTCCCTTCGGCTTTCCCCGCGATCCTCACCGGGCTTCGTATCGCCATGGGGATCGCCTGGGCCAGCGTGGTGGGGGCGGAGCTCATCGCGGCTTCCGCCGGGGTGGGCTACCTCATCATGTACGCCCGGGAGGTCTCCCAACCCGACGTGATGCTCGCGGGGGTGGCGGTCATCGGCCTGACGGGCATCCTGATCGACCTGGCTTTCGAGAGGACCGAGCGGCGGTTCCTCCGCTGGCAGACCCGGGGGGAGGGCCAATGA
- a CDS encoding lipoyl synthase: MSPDTIPATPSPVPSFLINPHPKHVFRDAIGKLPMNGVHTICEEAKCPNRGECLPHHGTISIMVMGSICTRGCPFCAVTTGKPLPLDPDEPAKVVEIARTLDVRYLVMTSPNRDELPDGGAGQFTRIVRALRDFNPALKIEILVPDFQGKESSYAVLLQDPPDTIAHDLQTIPRLYGPIRPGADYGRSLGLFRWFRGSAGGAKVMLKAGLMVGFGETEEEVLQVLRDAKDAGVKFFTIGQYLKPPGSTLEVAEYVPLDRYRRWTEEGARMGLAVQASPLTRSSYLADRLAGGR; encoded by the coding sequence ATGAGCCCTGACACGATCCCAGCGACCCCTTCGCCCGTTCCGTCCTTCCTCATCAATCCCCATCCCAAGCACGTCTTCCGGGACGCCATCGGCAAGCTTCCCATGAACGGGGTGCATACCATCTGTGAGGAGGCCAAGTGTCCCAACCGGGGTGAATGCCTGCCCCATCACGGGACCATCTCCATCATGGTGATGGGTTCCATCTGCACCCGGGGATGCCCCTTCTGCGCGGTCACGACGGGCAAGCCCCTTCCCTTGGACCCGGACGAGCCGGCCAAGGTGGTGGAGATCGCCCGGACCCTCGATGTGCGCTACCTGGTGATGACATCCCCCAACCGGGACGAGCTTCCCGACGGCGGCGCGGGGCAGTTCACCCGCATCGTGCGGGCCCTGCGCGACTTCAACCCGGCGCTCAAGATCGAGATCCTCGTGCCCGACTTCCAGGGCAAGGAAAGTTCCTACGCCGTTCTCCTCCAGGACCCGCCGGACACCATCGCCCACGACCTTCAGACCATCCCGCGTCTTTACGGACCCATCCGGCCCGGGGCCGACTATGGACGCTCCCTGGGCTTGTTCCGTTGGTTCCGCGGGAGCGCCGGCGGCGCCAAGGTCATGCTCAAGGCCGGGTTGATGGTGGGTTTCGGCGAGACGGAGGAGGAAGTGCTCCAGGTCCTTCGCGACGCGAAGGACGCGGGCGTGAAGTTCTTCACCATCGGCCAATACCTGAAGCCGCCCGGTTCGACCCTGGAGGTGGCCGAATACGTGCCCCTCGACCGTTACCGGCGCTGGACCGAGGAAGGGGCCCGGATGGGTCTGGCCGTCCAGGCCAGCCCGCTCACCCGATCCAGCTACCTGGCCGACCGATTGGCCGGCGGCCGATAA
- a CDS encoding (4Fe-4S)-binding protein, which produces MDLKGRKITKRYPNGEITVVWKPHLCIHSGLCAAGLPKVFDPSRRPWVDPKAAATIEIRDQVILCPSGALSLDPPPTLEDLKASRP; this is translated from the coding sequence ATGGACCTCAAGGGCCGCAAGATCACCAAACGCTATCCCAACGGCGAGATCACCGTCGTCTGGAAGCCCCACCTTTGCATCCACTCGGGGCTATGCGCGGCGGGCTTGCCCAAGGTCTTCGATCCTTCCCGGCGTCCCTGGGTGGACCCCAAGGCCGCGGCCACGATCGAGATCCGCGATCAAGTGATCCTGTGCCCCTCCGGTGCGCTCAGCCTGGACCCGCCGCCGACCTTGGAGGACCTGAAGGCCTCCCGGCCCTAG
- a CDS encoding tetratricopeptide repeat protein, with product MKNHSLKSFFFAIVALLGMAASQARAQATANQYLTAANQFYNQKNYTQAAVYYRAAAQVDPNNAVAYQGLGSCQYAQGQKAEALASYERSLVLNPNNPPLANFVQSLRAQVGTSPAAQYPASSGSSGIAQDVLASPSNAYAVPGAQEAVPNNPNNPNESNSWTAGHSHDRNNVDIFLGPVFYSGMTGFGLGSTYNFPIDNNFEVGIGSNLYFFSQTLNDQYGYSYTNIQFFTEGLLLAKYLFGNKKDIRPFAFGGGGLDALVGLNTGSNGYGGSSFGFDPMLQLGGGVNIPLGTSAAFFLQGKISLVFGGINSSTSSSGTQTSGGGGSFSYIPLEAGFSLPL from the coding sequence ATGAAAAACCATTCCCTCAAATCGTTCTTTTTCGCGATCGTCGCACTTTTAGGAATGGCCGCTTCCCAAGCCCGGGCCCAGGCCACGGCCAACCAATATCTGACCGCCGCCAATCAATTTTACAACCAGAAGAACTACACCCAGGCCGCCGTTTATTACCGGGCCGCCGCCCAAGTGGACCCGAACAACGCCGTCGCCTACCAGGGTCTCGGTAGCTGTCAGTATGCCCAGGGCCAAAAAGCCGAGGCCTTGGCCTCCTACGAAAGATCGCTCGTCTTGAACCCCAACAACCCTCCCTTGGCCAATTTCGTCCAGTCCCTGCGGGCCCAGGTGGGGACCTCCCCCGCCGCCCAATACCCGGCTTCTTCCGGTTCCTCGGGCATCGCCCAGGACGTTCTGGCCAGCCCCTCCAACGCCTACGCCGTTCCCGGCGCCCAGGAAGCGGTGCCCAACAACCCGAACAATCCCAACGAGTCCAACAGTTGGACGGCGGGCCACAGCCATGACCGCAACAACGTGGACATCTTCCTGGGACCGGTCTTCTACAGCGGCATGACGGGCTTCGGCTTGGGTTCCACCTACAACTTCCCCATCGACAACAATTTCGAGGTGGGGATCGGCTCGAACCTTTATTTCTTCAGCCAGACCCTGAACGACCAATACGGCTACAGCTACACCAACATCCAATTCTTCACGGAGGGGCTGCTGCTGGCCAAGTACCTGTTCGGGAACAAGAAGGACATCCGCCCCTTCGCCTTCGGCGGCGGCGGCTTGGACGCCTTGGTGGGCTTGAACACGGGGAGCAACGGTTACGGCGGGTCTTCTTTCGGCTTCGACCCCATGCTCCAGCTCGGCGGCGGGGTGAACATCCCCTTGGGCACCTCCGCGGCTTTCTTCCTTCAGGGCAAGATCTCGCTGGTCTTCGGGGGGATCAACAGCAGCACTTCCTCCAGCGGGACCCAGACCTCGGGCGGGGGCGGCAGTTTCTCCTACATTCCCCTGGAAGCGGGCTTCTCCCTCCCGCTCTGA
- a CDS encoding outer membrane lipoprotein-sorting protein, with translation MLVLAPGFLSAAEALSKARMVEILKGIDERIKSPGDYKALVYIEQHEKDKPDVARDALVYRRDLDQKLMILFTKPKTDAGKGYLRVDRNLWYYDPTVGKWERRTDRERIGGTDSRREDFDQSDLANEYDPEYLGEEKLGNFKVWHLKLTGKPGKDLAYPIVEFWVDEDSGNDLKRQDFALSGRLMRTSYRPKWQKLYSETKKGEVWYPKEIRIFDEIDKANSTLVIIESVDLSALPDNMFTKAWLETKSR, from the coding sequence ATGTTGGTGTTGGCTCCCGGGTTCCTTTCGGCGGCCGAAGCCCTCAGCAAGGCCCGGATGGTCGAGATCCTGAAGGGCATCGACGAGCGCATCAAGAGCCCGGGGGACTACAAGGCCCTGGTCTACATCGAACAGCACGAGAAGGACAAGCCCGATGTGGCCCGGGATGCCCTGGTCTACCGCCGGGACCTGGACCAGAAGCTCATGATCCTCTTCACCAAGCCCAAGACCGACGCAGGGAAGGGATACCTGCGCGTGGACCGGAACCTCTGGTACTACGACCCGACCGTGGGCAAGTGGGAACGCCGCACGGACCGGGAGCGCATCGGCGGCACCGATTCCCGTCGGGAGGACTTCGACCAGTCCGACCTGGCCAATGAATACGATCCGGAGTATCTCGGTGAGGAGAAACTGGGCAACTTCAAGGTCTGGCACCTGAAACTGACCGGCAAACCCGGCAAGGACCTGGCCTACCCGATCGTGGAATTTTGGGTGGACGAGGACTCCGGCAACGACCTCAAGCGGCAGGATTTCGCCCTCTCAGGCCGCCTCATGCGAACCAGCTACCGGCCCAAGTGGCAGAAGCTCTACAGCGAGACCAAGAAGGGCGAGGTCTGGTATCCCAAGGAGATCCGCATCTTCGATGAGATCGACAAGGCCAATTCGACCCTGGTGATCATCGAATCGGTGGACCTCTCGGCCCTGCCCGACAACATGTTCACCAAGGCCTGGCTGGAAACGAAGAGCCGGTAA
- a CDS encoding FtsX-like permease family protein yields MIAYRNLLSHGRRTFMLGGAIAAVTTLLVFLGCLSSGVKKTMLESATTVATGHLNVGGFYKITAGQSAPLVTDYKRIQQIVEKTLPDLDYVTARGRGWARLVSEEASMQVGIAGVELSKEPNLPQVLKIRDGKLSDLAKPGSVLIFASQAKKFKVKAGDSMVFSVLTDRGVNNTVDVKVAAVAEDMGLMTSWNVFVPEETLNRLYQINDSATGALLVYLKDMKNIPRDMDLLRKALTEAGYTVMDRSANKAFWQKFQEVNREEWTGQKLDITTWEDEISYVIWALTAIDGLSFLLTTVLLVIIAVGIMNTLWIAIRERTREIGTLRAIGMRRWRVMVMFVIETFLLGLLGTAAGAFLGCLIALFLDHLHIPVPEGAQFFTMSNTLRFALEPVRILGSALVITLCCTLVSLIPSFRAARLKPVTAMSHVG; encoded by the coding sequence TTGATCGCGTATCGCAATCTCCTGAGCCACGGCCGGCGCACCTTCATGCTGGGCGGGGCCATCGCGGCCGTGACGACCCTGCTGGTCTTCCTGGGGTGCCTTTCCTCGGGCGTAAAAAAGACCATGCTCGAATCCGCCACCACGGTGGCCACGGGCCACCTGAACGTGGGCGGCTTCTACAAGATCACCGCCGGCCAGAGCGCCCCCCTGGTGACCGATTACAAGCGCATCCAACAGATCGTGGAAAAGACCCTGCCCGACCTGGATTACGTGACGGCCCGCGGCCGGGGCTGGGCCCGCCTGGTCTCGGAAGAGGCCAGCATGCAGGTAGGGATCGCAGGCGTGGAGCTTTCCAAGGAGCCCAACCTCCCCCAGGTGCTCAAGATCCGCGACGGGAAGCTCTCGGACCTGGCCAAACCCGGGTCGGTGCTGATCTTCGCCAGCCAGGCCAAGAAGTTCAAGGTGAAGGCCGGGGACAGCATGGTCTTCTCGGTGCTGACCGACCGGGGCGTGAACAACACGGTGGACGTGAAGGTGGCGGCGGTGGCCGAGGACATGGGGCTCATGACCTCCTGGAACGTCTTCGTGCCCGAGGAGACCTTGAATCGGCTTTACCAGATCAATGATTCGGCCACCGGGGCCCTGCTGGTCTACCTGAAGGACATGAAGAACATCCCCCGGGACATGGACCTGCTGCGCAAGGCCCTCACCGAGGCCGGCTACACGGTCATGGACCGGAGCGCCAACAAGGCCTTTTGGCAGAAATTCCAGGAGGTGAACCGGGAGGAATGGACGGGCCAGAAGCTCGACATCACCACCTGGGAGGACGAGATCAGCTACGTCATCTGGGCGCTCACCGCCATCGACGGCCTGAGCTTCCTGCTGACCACGGTGCTCTTGGTCATCATCGCGGTGGGGATCATGAACACCCTCTGGATCGCCATCCGGGAACGCACACGGGAGATCGGGACGCTCCGGGCCATCGGCATGCGGCGCTGGCGGGTGATGGTCATGTTCGTGATCGAGACCTTCCTCTTGGGGCTGCTGGGGACCGCCGCCGGGGCATTCCTGGGCTGCCTGATCGCGCTTTTCCTCGACCACCTGCATATCCCGGTGCCCGAGGGGGCCCAGTTCTTCACCATGTCCAACACGCTGCGCTTCGCCCTGGAGCCCGTCCGCATCCTGGGCAGCGCCCTGGTCATCACCCTTTGCTGCACGCTGGTGTCGCTCATCCCCTCGTTCCGGGCCGCCCGTTTGAAGCCGGTCACGGCCATGTCCCACGTTGGATAG
- a CDS encoding FtsX-like permease family protein codes for MDQALLLFRIALRNVFSSFLNVVIGLILLVGTLLFVVGGSLVNSMDKAMSRSIIGSIAGNLQVYQASSKDSPSLFEQWQIPDLDPIPDFSRIKGPLLQHPNVAAVVPEGINTAILVYGNTIDQVLEKLRKGETPGTRLPREKIESLKAHVRQMITVIQTDMGKLGKIAAKDAVDPQALRDLAKASSPGFWRTFDADPLDHLEFLENHIAYLVPDSDQIFLGYVGTDLDSFTKSFDRLQIVDGQAVPPGHRGMLLSKYTYEEQFKLKAAHRLDQIHEALTEKHKKIAKDPDLQDLVKQNRQQTREIVLQLDPLSTKKAVSILQGVLGSKETEVAKLLSAFFDTDDANFEARYKVFYDQLAPLVDLYRIKPGDFLTIKAYTKSGYVQAVSVKVYGTFQFKGLEKSGLAGGMSLMDLMSFRDLYGYITPDKIAETQALKKAAGATYVPRDKAEEELFGGSESSVVQETHQKKIDVAKEMGSAHKVDRADLVHRTYSPEEMEKGVALGAAIILKDPSKMKQTLKELQEISDRDKLGLKVIDWQKAAGNLGQFVFVAKGILYFATAIIFVVALVIINNAVVMATLQRVREIGTLRAIGARRAFVLAMVLTETVVLGLVFGTVGALLGTLWVGYMGKAGIPAANDFLYFFFSGPKLYPWVNPGSLIGAFFVVLIVTCISALYPALMATRVSPVTAMASDD; via the coding sequence ATGGACCAGGCCCTTCTTCTCTTTCGTATCGCGCTCCGGAACGTCTTTTCCAGCTTCCTGAACGTGGTGATCGGGCTCATCCTCCTGGTGGGGACCCTCCTCTTCGTCGTCGGGGGATCGCTGGTCAACAGCATGGACAAGGCCATGAGCCGGAGCATCATCGGCTCCATCGCCGGGAACCTCCAGGTCTACCAGGCCTCCTCCAAGGACTCGCCCTCCCTGTTCGAGCAATGGCAGATCCCCGACCTGGACCCCATACCGGATTTCTCCAGGATCAAGGGACCGCTCCTTCAGCACCCGAACGTGGCGGCGGTGGTGCCCGAGGGCATCAACACCGCCATCCTGGTCTACGGCAATACCATCGACCAGGTCCTGGAGAAACTGCGCAAGGGCGAGACCCCGGGAACCCGCTTGCCCCGGGAGAAGATCGAGAGCCTCAAGGCCCATGTGCGCCAGATGATCACCGTCATCCAGACCGACATGGGAAAGTTGGGCAAGATCGCGGCCAAGGACGCGGTGGATCCCCAGGCCCTGCGGGACCTGGCGAAGGCCTCCTCCCCCGGTTTTTGGCGGACCTTCGATGCCGACCCGCTGGACCACCTGGAGTTCCTGGAGAACCATATCGCCTACCTGGTGCCGGATTCGGACCAGATCTTCCTGGGTTACGTGGGCACGGACCTGGACAGCTTCACGAAGAGCTTCGACCGCCTCCAGATCGTGGACGGCCAGGCGGTCCCGCCCGGGCACCGAGGAATGCTGCTCTCCAAGTACACCTATGAGGAGCAGTTCAAGCTGAAGGCGGCCCACCGCCTCGACCAGATCCATGAGGCCCTGACGGAGAAACACAAGAAGATCGCCAAGGATCCGGACCTGCAGGACCTGGTGAAGCAGAACCGCCAGCAGACCCGCGAGATCGTCCTCCAACTCGACCCCCTCTCCACGAAGAAGGCCGTCTCCATTCTGCAGGGCGTCCTGGGCTCGAAGGAAACGGAGGTGGCGAAGCTGCTTTCCGCCTTCTTCGACACGGACGACGCCAACTTCGAGGCCCGCTACAAGGTTTTCTATGATCAACTGGCCCCGTTGGTGGACCTTTACCGGATCAAGCCCGGGGATTTCCTCACCATCAAGGCCTATACCAAGTCGGGTTACGTGCAGGCCGTCAGCGTGAAGGTCTACGGCACCTTCCAGTTCAAGGGCCTGGAGAAGTCCGGCCTGGCCGGGGGCATGTCGCTCATGGACCTGATGAGCTTCCGGGACCTTTATGGCTACATCACCCCCGACAAGATCGCCGAGACCCAGGCCCTCAAGAAGGCCGCCGGGGCCACCTATGTGCCCCGGGACAAGGCCGAGGAGGAGCTTTTCGGCGGGTCCGAATCCTCGGTGGTCCAGGAAACCCATCAAAAGAAGATCGACGTGGCCAAGGAGATGGGAAGCGCCCACAAGGTCGACCGGGCGGACCTGGTCCACCGGACCTATTCCCCAGAGGAGATGGAGAAGGGGGTGGCCCTGGGGGCCGCGATCATCCTGAAGGACCCTTCCAAGATGAAGCAGACCCTGAAGGAGCTCCAGGAGATCAGTGACCGGGACAAACTGGGACTCAAGGTCATCGACTGGCAGAAGGCGGCGGGGAACCTGGGCCAGTTCGTCTTCGTGGCCAAGGGTATCCTTTATTTCGCCACCGCCATCATCTTCGTGGTGGCCCTGGTCATCATCAACAACGCGGTGGTCATGGCCACCCTCCAGCGGGTGCGGGAGATCGGGACGCTCCGGGCCATCGGGGCTCGCCGGGCCTTCGTGCTGGCCATGGTGCTCACCGAGACCGTGGTGCTGGGGCTGGTCTTCGGCACGGTGGGGGCCCTGCTGGGGACCCTTTGGGTCGGCTATATGGGGAAGGCGGGCATCCCGGCGGCCAATGACTTCCTTTATTTCTTTTTCTCGGGCCCCAAGCTCTATCCCTGGGTCAATCCGGGGAGCCTGATCGGGGCCTTCTTCGTGGTGCTCATCGTGACCTGCATCTCGGCGCTTTACCCCGCCCTGATGGCCACCCGGGTCTCGCCGGTGACGGCGATGGCCTCGGATGACTAG
- a CDS encoding ABC transporter ATP-binding protein yields MGDIVSIQDVHKEYHLDKVVVPALQGVDLSVSQGDFLSIVGPSGSGKTTLLNLIGCVDTATRGTVLVDGHDTRNLNDRQLTDLRLNTLGFIFQSFNLVPVLSVFQNVEFPLLLQRKLGKEERAKRVNALLEKVGLDKHSHHRPSELSGGQRQRVAIARALVTRPKIVLADEPTANLDSVTGENIIDLMKEMNRVEKTTFIFSTHDAKVMSHANSVVRLADGRIADGTEKKAMAR; encoded by the coding sequence ATGGGCGACATCGTTTCCATCCAGGACGTTCATAAGGAATACCACCTGGACAAGGTGGTGGTGCCCGCCCTCCAGGGCGTGGACCTGTCCGTCTCCCAGGGCGACTTCCTTTCCATCGTGGGCCCCTCCGGGTCCGGCAAGACGACGCTCCTCAACCTCATCGGTTGCGTGGATACGGCCACCCGGGGCACGGTGCTGGTGGACGGCCATGACACCCGGAACCTGAACGACCGGCAATTGACCGACCTCCGGCTGAACACGCTGGGTTTCATCTTCCAGAGCTTCAACCTGGTGCCGGTGCTCTCGGTCTTCCAGAACGTGGAGTTCCCCCTGCTTTTGCAGCGCAAACTGGGCAAGGAGGAGAGGGCCAAGCGGGTGAACGCGCTCCTGGAAAAGGTGGGGTTGGACAAGCATTCCCATCACCGCCCCAGCGAGCTCTCCGGCGGCCAGCGCCAACGGGTGGCCATCGCCCGGGCCCTGGTGACGCGGCCCAAGATCGTGCTGGCCGACGAGCCCACCGCCAACCTGGACTCGGTGACGGGGGAGAACATCATCGACCTGATGAAGGAGATGAACCGGGTGGAGAAGACCACCTTCATCTTCTCCACCCATGACGCCAAGGTCATGAGCCACGCCAACTCGGTGGTCCGCCTGGCCGACGGCAGGATCGCCGACGGCACCGAGAAGAAGGCCATGGCCCGCTGA
- a CDS encoding DoxX family membrane protein, whose product MEKLLVFVGRTIYSLPFLGFGAGHLMNADKMKGMVPGMFPGGAFWIYFTGVAMILAALAIITGKQGRAACFGLALMLLVFIATVHLPGLADPPTQMMSLMGLYKDTGLLGGALVIASTFKSKA is encoded by the coding sequence ATGGAAAAGTTATTGGTCTTCGTGGGCCGCACCATCTATTCCCTGCCGTTCCTGGGGTTCGGGGCGGGGCACCTGATGAACGCGGACAAGATGAAGGGAATGGTCCCGGGGATGTTCCCGGGCGGGGCCTTTTGGATCTATTTCACGGGCGTGGCCATGATCCTGGCGGCGCTGGCCATCATCACGGGCAAACAGGGGCGGGCCGCCTGCTTCGGCCTGGCCCTCATGCTGCTCGTCTTCATCGCCACGGTCCACCTGCCCGGGTTGGCCGACCCCCCGACCCAGATGATGTCCCTGATGGGCCTTTATAAGGATACAGGGCTCCTGGGTGGGGCCCTGGTGATCGCTTCCACCTTCAAGAGCAAGGCCTGA